A genomic window from Rhodococcus sp. KBS0724 includes:
- a CDS encoding SDR family NAD(P)-dependent oxidoreductase — protein MKLDNGSAVVTGGASGLGLATARRFVDRGIPVVLIDLPSSAGAQVAEELGPLATFGPADVTDAEAVDAALDLAERNGPIRALVHCAGRGGTVRLVNRDGTPGDLDLYRKLVDINLVGTFNVLRLGSTRMSKNEPVDGERGACVLTASVAAWEGQIGQIPYASAKAGVVGMTLVAARDLATKLIRVCSIAPGVFDTPILSRFSDEIRDGLAKQIPHPSRLGEPDEFASLALHIIDNAMLNGETIRLDGAIRMQPR, from the coding sequence ATGAAGCTTGACAATGGATCGGCCGTCGTTACCGGCGGCGCGTCGGGCCTCGGGCTCGCGACCGCTCGTAGGTTCGTCGACCGCGGGATTCCTGTGGTTCTGATCGACTTGCCGAGTTCGGCCGGCGCTCAGGTCGCCGAGGAACTGGGGCCACTCGCTACCTTCGGGCCCGCAGACGTCACCGATGCCGAGGCAGTGGATGCAGCGCTCGATCTCGCGGAACGGAACGGACCGATCCGCGCACTCGTACACTGCGCCGGCCGTGGCGGCACCGTGCGACTTGTGAACCGCGACGGTACTCCGGGGGATCTGGATCTGTACCGGAAGTTGGTGGATATCAACCTGGTCGGCACCTTCAACGTGCTCCGTCTCGGGTCCACCCGGATGTCGAAGAACGAACCGGTCGACGGTGAGCGCGGCGCCTGTGTGCTGACTGCGTCGGTAGCCGCGTGGGAAGGACAGATCGGTCAGATCCCCTACGCCTCAGCCAAAGCCGGTGTTGTCGGCATGACACTTGTGGCAGCCCGAGATCTTGCCACCAAGCTGATCCGGGTCTGTTCGATCGCGCCCGGTGTATTCGATACTCCGATCCTGAGCCGGTTCTCCGACGAGATCCGTGACGGCCTGGCCAAGCAGATTCCGCACCCGTCGCGGTTGGGTGAACCCGACGAGTTTGCGTCGTTGGCCCTGCACATCATCGATAACGCGATGCTCAATGGAGAGACGATCCGACTCGACGGTGCCATCCGTATGCAGCCGCGCTAG
- a CDS encoding SDR family NAD(P)-dependent oxidoreductase, whose product MTGNSFAGASAIVTGAGSGIGRATALALSASGARVLAVDIDAAGLAVTAERVTGAPIATHAADVSVARQVREYVDAAVELLGPPELFFNNAGIAGYAKPITELSLQDWASVVDVNLNSVFWGLKFVLPHMYAAGRGAIVNTGSIASLQGAAHRADYVATKHAVLGLTRCAAAEAREHGVKVNCLCPGPVNTEMVSKFRNAVSSAGPDAAPATSMATPEEIAEAVLFLLQPDIPFLTGSAVSVDGGMAGLF is encoded by the coding sequence GTGACCGGTAACTCGTTCGCCGGGGCATCGGCAATTGTGACCGGCGCCGGCAGCGGCATCGGCCGAGCCACCGCCTTGGCACTCTCTGCCTCGGGCGCCCGCGTGCTGGCGGTGGACATCGACGCTGCCGGTCTTGCAGTCACTGCGGAGCGCGTCACCGGAGCACCGATCGCCACCCATGCCGCAGATGTCTCTGTCGCCCGGCAGGTTCGCGAGTATGTCGACGCTGCAGTCGAATTGCTCGGCCCACCCGAGTTGTTCTTCAACAACGCCGGGATCGCCGGTTACGCAAAGCCGATTACCGAACTGAGTCTGCAGGATTGGGCATCGGTAGTCGACGTCAACCTCAACAGCGTGTTCTGGGGGCTGAAATTTGTTCTCCCCCATATGTATGCTGCAGGTCGCGGGGCGATCGTCAACACCGGTTCGATCGCCAGTCTGCAGGGGGCAGCGCATCGCGCCGACTACGTGGCCACCAAGCATGCCGTGCTCGGCCTCACCCGATGCGCAGCCGCGGAGGCACGAGAGCATGGGGTGAAAGTGAACTGTCTGTGTCCAGGACCGGTAAATACCGAAATGGTTTCCAAGTTTCGCAATGCAGTCTCATCCGCCGGGCCCGACGCTGCGCCGGCCACATCGATGGCGACCCCTGAGGAAATCGCCGAGGCTGTACTGTTCCTGCTGCAACCCGACATACCATTCCTCACTGGCTCGGCGGTCTCCGTGGACGGCGGCATGGCAGGCCTGTTCTGA
- a CDS encoding acyl-CoA dehydrogenase family protein, with translation MTSVATVDVAEREAVRELAASLGRERYAPKAAEWDANRTAFPHDERRHLGSLGLLGIALPEEYGGSGAPLRDALVVIEEIAKHCRPAAFQVFEANTGPAHVVAMHGTEEQKRRFLPKIIAGETTMAVAISEPDAGSAATDMTTKGTRTPEGYRITGTKRWISNGSEADTYLVYCRLSDAPGAKGLGAILVEADRPGVSFGTREKLMGFRGIPSADINFDDVEVPEENLLVGPGGFRTLFSAFSIERLGNTTMSLAIGQAALDRTIEYVQERTQFGKALIEFQAVQMTLADMILQVEAARRLQEKAADFPAGTLPNTLDVSLAKCTANEMAKRVTDLAMQLHGGNGYTEEYGLERLHRDSHGWALAGGTPTMQRTRIVSELLGRNFDQRR, from the coding sequence ATGACATCAGTGGCGACAGTCGACGTAGCCGAGAGGGAGGCCGTTCGCGAGCTGGCAGCAAGCCTCGGCCGCGAGCGCTATGCCCCGAAGGCCGCAGAATGGGACGCCAATCGCACGGCATTCCCGCACGACGAACGCAGACACCTGGGCTCGCTCGGACTCCTGGGTATCGCACTCCCCGAGGAGTACGGCGGCTCCGGAGCACCACTTCGCGACGCCCTTGTGGTAATCGAGGAAATTGCAAAGCATTGCAGGCCAGCCGCTTTCCAGGTGTTCGAAGCAAACACCGGTCCCGCGCACGTAGTCGCCATGCACGGTACCGAAGAACAGAAGCGTCGATTCCTGCCGAAGATCATCGCGGGCGAGACCACCATGGCCGTCGCGATCTCCGAACCGGATGCCGGCTCAGCCGCAACGGACATGACCACCAAGGGAACCCGCACTCCGGAGGGGTATCGCATCACCGGAACCAAGCGGTGGATCTCCAACGGCAGCGAGGCAGACACCTATCTCGTGTACTGCCGGCTTTCCGACGCCCCTGGCGCCAAAGGTCTCGGCGCGATACTGGTCGAGGCCGACCGTCCTGGCGTCAGTTTCGGCACTCGCGAAAAACTGATGGGTTTCCGCGGAATCCCCTCAGCTGACATCAATTTCGATGATGTCGAGGTACCGGAGGAGAATCTACTGGTCGGCCCGGGCGGATTCCGAACGCTCTTCTCCGCGTTCTCGATCGAACGCCTCGGCAATACCACCATGAGCTTGGCCATCGGACAGGCCGCCCTCGACCGCACCATCGAATACGTGCAGGAACGCACACAATTCGGTAAGGCACTGATCGAGTTCCAGGCCGTTCAGATGACCCTCGCCGACATGATCCTGCAGGTCGAGGCAGCGCGCAGGCTTCAGGAGAAGGCGGCAGACTTCCCCGCGGGCACGCTGCCCAACACACTGGACGTATCCCTTGCCAAGTGCACAGCCAACGAGATGGCCAAGCGTGTAACCGATCTCGCGATGCAGCTGCACGGCGGAAACGGCTACACCGAAGAATACGGACTCGAGCGCCTCCACCGAGATTCGCACGGCTGGGCACTGGCCGGCGGCACGCCGACCATGCAACGCACCCGTATCGTGTCGGAACTACTAGGGCGTAACTTCGACCAGCGCCGATAA
- a CDS encoding crotonase/enoyl-CoA hydratase family protein, whose amino-acid sequence MTASQHGGTTVGTEEHPILVDRIDGVQVITLNRPRARNAINLATAEAIAAALEELDSRVDLVAGVITGAGGTFCSGMDLKGFLGGERPSLPGSGFAGIVEQPPAKPMIAAIEGYALAGGFEIALSCDLIVAASDAKFGLPEVKRGLVAGAGGLMRLPRRAPYHLAMQWALTGGFISAEDAYRAALVNEITEPGGALDAALAIAKEIAANGPLAVKATKQIIVESVDWTLDEQFVRQRELSEPVRGSEDAKEGARAFTEKRAPRWQGK is encoded by the coding sequence ATGACCGCATCACAGCACGGTGGCACCACGGTGGGCACCGAGGAACACCCGATTCTGGTCGACCGGATCGACGGAGTCCAGGTGATCACACTCAACCGGCCACGCGCCCGGAACGCCATCAATCTGGCCACCGCTGAAGCAATCGCCGCAGCACTCGAAGAACTCGACTCGCGGGTGGACCTCGTGGCCGGTGTCATCACGGGGGCGGGTGGAACCTTTTGCTCCGGTATGGATCTGAAAGGATTTCTCGGCGGCGAGCGACCTTCGCTTCCGGGTAGTGGCTTCGCAGGAATTGTGGAGCAACCACCCGCCAAGCCGATGATCGCTGCGATCGAGGGGTACGCACTTGCCGGGGGCTTCGAGATCGCGTTGTCGTGTGATCTGATCGTTGCCGCGAGCGACGCGAAGTTCGGTCTGCCCGAGGTCAAACGTGGTCTGGTCGCGGGTGCCGGCGGCCTGATGAGGCTGCCGCGTCGCGCCCCGTATCACCTGGCGATGCAGTGGGCATTGACCGGCGGGTTCATCAGTGCCGAGGACGCGTATCGGGCTGCGCTGGTAAACGAAATCACCGAGCCTGGTGGCGCGCTCGACGCAGCACTGGCCATCGCGAAGGAGATCGCGGCGAACGGCCCGTTGGCAGTCAAGGCGACCAAGCAGATCATTGTCGAATCAGTGGATTGGACACTCGACGAGCAGTTCGTCCGACAACGGGAACTCAGTGAGCCGGTGCGTGGCTCCGAGGACGCGAAGGAGGGAGCACGCGCTTTCACCGAGAAGCGTGCGCCGCGCTGGCAAGGTAAGTAG
- a CDS encoding SMP-30/gluconolactonase/LRE family protein, whose amino-acid sequence MTQTNLKTRDISTVIDDRAFLECPRWHEDRLWVSDLYAHEVLSIGQSGDLRVEAQIPNQPSGLGWLPDGRLLIVSMLDRKILRREHSGELVVHADLSALSPTKINDMVVDGFGRAWVGSFGFEFRSTSAVEPADLIRIDPDGTVSIAATGLRFPNGAVVTPEGVLVVAESMGNRLTAFDIADNGDLTNRRTWAVFGDDVPMSSVADAMAASSVAPDGICLDAEGAIWVADALNRRLVRVRESAGIVDEIPFETGVFACMLGGTDGRTLYACASPSSSEHKRAHTRDASMLAVRVEIPHAGKP is encoded by the coding sequence ATGACACAGACCAACCTGAAAACGCGCGACATCAGCACTGTCATCGACGACCGGGCATTCCTCGAGTGCCCCCGCTGGCATGAGGACCGGCTTTGGGTGTCCGACCTCTATGCCCACGAAGTCCTGTCCATCGGGCAGTCCGGCGACCTACGGGTCGAGGCGCAGATTCCGAACCAGCCGTCGGGTCTGGGTTGGCTGCCGGACGGACGACTGCTGATCGTATCCATGCTCGACCGAAAGATCCTGCGCCGCGAGCACTCCGGCGAACTAGTCGTTCACGCCGACCTGTCCGCCCTCTCCCCCACCAAGATCAACGACATGGTGGTCGACGGTTTCGGCCGCGCCTGGGTGGGCAGCTTCGGGTTCGAGTTCCGCAGCACTTCTGCAGTCGAGCCTGCAGACCTGATCCGCATCGACCCGGACGGCACCGTATCGATAGCCGCGACCGGACTGCGGTTTCCCAACGGCGCCGTCGTCACTCCCGAAGGTGTACTCGTGGTCGCCGAGAGTATGGGCAACCGGCTCACAGCATTCGACATCGCAGACAACGGAGATCTGACCAATCGCCGCACGTGGGCGGTATTCGGAGACGACGTCCCTATGTCCTCGGTGGCCGACGCAATGGCCGCGTCGTCCGTCGCGCCGGACGGCATTTGTCTCGATGCCGAGGGCGCCATCTGGGTCGCGGACGCACTCAACCGTCGACTCGTTCGTGTTCGCGAGTCGGCTGGCATAGTTGATGAAATACCCTTCGAAACCGGAGTTTTCGCCTGCATGCTCGGCGGCACCGACGGTCGCACCCTGTATGCCTGCGCATCGCCGTCGTCCTCGGAGCACAAGCGCGCACATACCCGCGACGCCAGCATGCTCGCTGTACGCGTGGAGATCCCGCACGCAGGAAAACCGTGA
- a CDS encoding enoyl-CoA hydratase/isomerase family protein — protein sequence MSDIETSERGSALWIRLNRPERRNAYDAAMAGAISDALEDASRYGSVVITGVPGSFCAGGSLGSLATPSVTEMRGLYRSSLRLFDSIRNCPRPVIAAVNGPAGGGGNELVVACDLAVAARSATFGQTGPRVGSSPVTGATNVMGVQIGEKRAKELSMLCRRYSAEQALAMGLVNEVVEDDDLETAVMRWTEELAALSPRYLEITKVSSNLWWNSARDSFANGLGMLVQAIGSDDMIEGANAFMEKRPPQFPDPS from the coding sequence ATGTCCGACATCGAGACCAGCGAACGTGGATCTGCACTGTGGATCCGGCTGAACCGGCCGGAACGGCGCAACGCCTATGACGCAGCGATGGCGGGCGCAATCTCGGACGCTCTCGAGGACGCCTCACGGTACGGCTCGGTTGTCATCACAGGGGTACCCGGAAGCTTCTGCGCCGGCGGCTCGCTCGGCTCGCTGGCAACTCCCAGCGTCACCGAGATGCGCGGCCTCTACCGTTCCTCGCTGCGGTTGTTCGATTCGATCCGTAACTGCCCTCGTCCCGTCATCGCAGCGGTGAACGGCCCGGCCGGTGGAGGCGGCAACGAACTCGTCGTCGCGTGCGACCTCGCTGTTGCAGCTCGGTCTGCGACATTCGGGCAGACCGGGCCGCGAGTGGGCAGTTCACCCGTTACCGGCGCCACCAATGTGATGGGCGTGCAGATCGGCGAGAAACGCGCCAAGGAACTCTCGATGCTCTGCCGGCGCTACAGCGCGGAACAGGCCTTGGCAATGGGGCTGGTGAACGAGGTTGTCGAGGACGACGACTTGGAAACGGCCGTGATGCGCTGGACCGAGGAACTTGCAGCCCTGAGTCCCCGCTACCTGGAGATCACCAAGGTCAGCTCGAACCTGTGGTGGAACAGCGCCCGCGATTCCTTTGCCAACGGCCTCGGCATGCTCGTCCAGGCGATCGGTAGCGACGACATGATCGAAGGCGCGAATGCCTTCATGGAGAAGCGTCCTCCCCAGTTTCCGGATCCGTCCTGA
- a CDS encoding ABC transporter ATP-binding protein: protein MSTLLELSDLEVTYRIPGRKSKPLRAVDGVSLTVNAGETVGLVGESGSGKSTIGRAVLGLTPPSGGEIRFDGADITHASGPARRSLAEDLQVIFQNPFSSLNPSHPVGKTLAEPLLMQPGMTKARAQSKVTELLRAVGLPADAAERYPDKFSGGQRQRIAIARALAISPKLVVCDEAVSALDVSTQAQVINLLDELQDRLGVAYLFIAHDIAVVRHISDRVVVLYRGQVMESGPADRVCDRPLHPYTKALVAAAPVANPTLQRQRRELRRQSVSATTAGASHASETGCPFAVRCPHSAPVCLSTRPTTTVSEGVQVACHLYDPASLHPESVGVRRIPAHIA, encoded by the coding sequence ATGAGTACTCTTCTAGAGCTGTCTGACCTCGAGGTCACATATCGGATTCCCGGCAGGAAGTCCAAACCGTTGCGTGCCGTGGACGGCGTCAGTTTGACTGTAAATGCCGGTGAGACAGTTGGTCTCGTCGGTGAGTCTGGGTCGGGTAAGTCCACGATTGGGCGTGCGGTGCTCGGCCTGACTCCGCCATCGGGCGGAGAGATCAGATTCGACGGTGCAGATATCACCCATGCGTCGGGCCCCGCCCGGCGTTCGTTGGCGGAGGACTTGCAGGTCATCTTCCAGAATCCTTTCAGTTCACTGAACCCGAGTCACCCGGTCGGGAAGACATTGGCCGAGCCACTTCTGATGCAGCCCGGTATGACAAAGGCGCGAGCTCAGTCCAAGGTGACCGAATTGCTGCGCGCTGTCGGTCTGCCGGCTGATGCGGCGGAACGCTACCCGGACAAGTTTTCCGGCGGGCAACGTCAGCGCATCGCGATAGCCCGGGCTCTGGCAATCTCGCCGAAACTGGTGGTCTGTGACGAGGCAGTGAGTGCGCTGGACGTCTCGACTCAGGCACAGGTGATCAATCTCCTCGACGAGCTTCAAGATCGACTCGGGGTGGCATATCTGTTCATTGCCCACGACATTGCCGTGGTTCGGCATATTTCAGATCGGGTTGTCGTTCTCTATCGCGGCCAGGTGATGGAGAGCGGCCCGGCAGACCGCGTGTGTGATCGACCTCTGCATCCTTACACCAAAGCATTGGTTGCGGCAGCTCCGGTCGCAAACCCCACACTGCAGCGGCAGCGGCGTGAGCTTCGTCGACAATCTGTTTCGGCAACCACAGCGGGAGCTTCCCACGCATCCGAGACCGGTTGCCCCTTCGCCGTCCGGTGTCCGCACTCCGCTCCGGTCTGCCTTTCGACCAGGCCGACCACCACCGTATCCGAGGGCGTACAGGTGGCATGCCACCTCTACGACCCGGCCTCGTTGCATCCGGAGAGTGTTGGGGTACGACGTATCCCAGCGCACATCGCGTAA
- a CDS encoding cytochrome P450 has protein sequence MTIEDLHSPASGAPGKQAGCPFNHTDYTADGPMGSHYDLLNADREASRFQFNDTTDRGFWMLTRYDDVLEGFQRAEDFTTNVTSALNPSRTVDLLPQHLHGAPHIAMRRVINPYFAPAAVRRLEEAATKRCIELIEELAPKGGCDFVSEFAIRYPTDMFLHLLGLPLEDGEFFLPWVDKVFDGFFGGSKEEAKAAGDQIMDYFDKAVADRRKNPKDPKEDLVSRLIEATIDDQPIPHEDILTVCMTLMLAGLDTTRSALGYIFTHLAEHDDHRQELVEDPSLIPASLEEFIRLYPLVIQGGREVAQDTEFDDLEMSKGDVVWLGIGSANRDPRKFPDPDEYILGRTGVNQHLGFGAGAHRCLGMHLARLELQVVLREWHARIPNYRVAPDSELTERGGQLSLLSLPLQWDV, from the coding sequence GTGACAATCGAAGATTTGCATTCTCCGGCTTCCGGTGCTCCCGGCAAGCAGGCAGGCTGCCCCTTCAATCACACCGACTACACGGCGGACGGGCCGATGGGTAGCCATTACGACCTGCTGAATGCGGATCGTGAGGCCTCCCGGTTCCAGTTCAATGACACCACTGACCGTGGTTTCTGGATGTTGACGCGCTATGACGACGTGCTCGAAGGGTTTCAGCGAGCCGAGGATTTCACTACGAATGTGACGAGTGCACTCAACCCGTCGAGGACCGTCGATCTGCTACCTCAGCACCTCCACGGTGCGCCGCATATCGCGATGCGAAGGGTGATCAATCCGTACTTCGCCCCGGCGGCCGTGCGACGCCTCGAGGAGGCGGCGACTAAACGGTGCATCGAGTTGATCGAAGAACTTGCACCGAAAGGCGGGTGTGACTTCGTCTCCGAGTTCGCAATTCGCTATCCGACGGACATGTTCCTGCACCTGCTCGGGCTCCCGCTCGAGGACGGCGAGTTCTTCCTTCCCTGGGTCGACAAAGTTTTTGACGGCTTCTTCGGTGGTAGCAAGGAGGAGGCGAAGGCGGCGGGTGACCAGATCATGGACTACTTCGACAAGGCCGTTGCAGATCGTCGGAAGAATCCGAAGGACCCGAAGGAAGACCTGGTCAGTCGACTGATCGAAGCGACGATCGACGACCAGCCGATCCCGCACGAGGACATCCTCACGGTTTGTATGACGTTGATGTTGGCCGGATTGGACACCACACGCAGCGCGCTGGGCTACATTTTCACGCATCTCGCGGAGCATGACGACCATCGTCAGGAGTTGGTGGAAGATCCCTCGCTGATCCCGGCATCGCTGGAAGAATTCATCAGGCTCTATCCGCTGGTTATTCAGGGAGGCCGAGAGGTCGCCCAGGACACCGAATTCGACGATCTGGAGATGAGCAAGGGCGATGTCGTATGGCTCGGAATCGGATCCGCCAACCGGGACCCACGAAAGTTTCCGGATCCGGACGAGTACATTCTCGGCCGCACCGGAGTGAACCAGCACCTCGGTTTTGGTGCCGGGGCGCATCGTTGCCTGGGAATGCACCTGGCAAGGCTCGAACTTCAGGTTGTCCTGCGAGAGTGGCACGCTCGCATTCCGAATTACCGCGTCGCGCCTGACTCGGAGTTGACTGAACGCGGTGGACAGCTGTCCCTTCTTTCGCTCCCACTGCAGTGGGACGTGTAG
- a CDS encoding LLM class F420-dependent oxidoreductase: MTVPLNGIPLRNQRDLIAELPDLGYTDVWSSESSDADAFTPLALASVWAPTLRLGTAIVPVYTRGPATLAVSANTLAAVAPGRFVLGIGSSSSVIVEKWNSIPFDEPYKRVRDTLRFLRSALSGEKVTQQYDTFCVDGFRAGLTSDPPPPVLLAAMRPAMLRLAGREADGAIVNWLSAEDVKTVAPYVHGGGEGKEIVARIFVLPGVDANTARAIGRRRIAAYLNVPVYRAFHEFLGRQDGLDKMWRAWSDGDRAGALAAIPDRVVDDLFVHGAPETCREHIERYRSAGVTTPVISVLTSGNPMPAIRALAPR; the protein is encoded by the coding sequence TTGACGGTTCCACTCAACGGAATACCACTACGCAACCAACGTGATCTCATCGCGGAACTACCCGACCTCGGATACACCGACGTGTGGTCCTCGGAGTCCTCGGACGCTGATGCCTTCACTCCCCTTGCGCTGGCCAGCGTATGGGCACCGACCCTCCGGTTGGGTACCGCAATCGTTCCGGTCTATACACGGGGCCCGGCTACCCTTGCCGTTTCCGCGAATACCCTCGCCGCGGTGGCTCCCGGCCGATTTGTACTCGGGATCGGATCTTCATCGAGTGTCATCGTGGAGAAATGGAATTCGATTCCGTTCGACGAACCGTACAAACGGGTCCGCGACACGCTCCGCTTCCTCCGATCGGCACTCTCCGGAGAAAAAGTAACCCAACAGTACGACACATTTTGTGTCGACGGGTTTCGTGCCGGCCTGACCTCGGACCCTCCACCGCCCGTACTCCTCGCGGCGATGCGCCCGGCGATGCTCCGTCTAGCGGGGCGCGAGGCAGACGGCGCCATCGTCAACTGGCTTTCTGCGGAAGACGTCAAAACCGTTGCCCCGTACGTTCACGGAGGAGGAGAGGGTAAGGAGATCGTCGCTCGGATATTCGTCCTGCCCGGTGTCGATGCGAACACTGCGCGCGCCATCGGGCGGCGCAGGATCGCGGCGTATCTCAATGTCCCGGTCTATCGGGCATTTCACGAGTTCCTGGGCCGCCAAGACGGACTCGACAAAATGTGGCGTGCCTGGTCGGACGGAGACCGGGCCGGCGCATTGGCTGCGATTCCCGATCGGGTTGTCGACGACCTGTTCGTCCACGGGGCGCCTGAGACGTGCCGCGAGCACATCGAACGCTATCGGTCGGCGGGCGTCACCACTCCGGTGATCTCGGTACTGACTTCGGGCAACCCTATGCCCGCCATCCGAGCGTTGGCCCCAAGGTAG
- a CDS encoding thiolase family protein, with protein sequence MSNVVIVDVVRSIMGRGKPGGALSGLHPADLLAGVLTGLIDRSQFDPGLVDDVLVGCVNQSGEQSATPGRQAWLSAGYPEHVPSVTIERKCGSGQQALDFALWGVAAGAYDIAIAAGVESMSRVPMGSASMGRDPQGPGVRARYPDLVSQGVAAELVADRWALSRAQLDEYSARSHELASETADRGGFDNEIVPLTVDDQTRATDESIRRGTTAEKLAGLAPVFGTDAHRERYPDLDWKVTAGNSSQITDGASALLVMSEDKAKALGLRPRARVVASAVVGSDPVMMLTGPIDATHKALSRAGLGVHDLDVVEVNEAFASVPLMWQAEFGVKNERLNPAGGAIALGHPLGASGCRLMTTMINQLEQRGGRYGLQTMCEAGGMANATIIELIN encoded by the coding sequence ATGAGCAACGTGGTCATCGTCGACGTGGTGCGTTCGATCATGGGCCGGGGTAAGCCGGGAGGTGCGCTCTCCGGATTGCATCCGGCAGATTTGCTCGCCGGAGTCCTGACGGGGCTGATCGACCGCTCCCAGTTCGATCCGGGGCTGGTTGACGACGTGCTGGTGGGATGCGTGAACCAGAGCGGCGAGCAGTCTGCGACGCCGGGACGTCAGGCTTGGCTCTCCGCCGGGTATCCCGAACACGTGCCGTCGGTAACCATCGAGCGCAAGTGTGGATCCGGGCAGCAGGCGTTGGATTTTGCACTGTGGGGAGTAGCGGCCGGCGCCTATGACATCGCGATCGCGGCGGGCGTCGAGTCGATGAGTCGGGTTCCGATGGGATCCGCCTCGATGGGGCGCGACCCGCAGGGGCCGGGGGTACGTGCGCGGTATCCGGACCTGGTATCGCAGGGTGTGGCCGCTGAACTCGTCGCAGACCGGTGGGCACTCTCTCGCGCGCAACTCGACGAGTACTCCGCTCGCTCACATGAACTGGCGTCCGAAACCGCAGACCGTGGGGGTTTCGACAACGAGATCGTCCCGCTTACCGTCGATGATCAGACCCGTGCGACCGACGAGAGCATTCGCCGCGGCACGACCGCAGAGAAACTTGCAGGCCTTGCACCGGTGTTCGGGACGGATGCCCATCGCGAGCGGTACCCGGATCTGGACTGGAAAGTGACAGCCGGCAACTCATCTCAGATCACCGACGGTGCAAGTGCTCTACTGGTGATGTCCGAGGACAAGGCCAAGGCATTGGGTCTTCGGCCTCGGGCGCGGGTCGTCGCATCCGCTGTAGTCGGCTCCGATCCGGTGATGATGTTGACCGGGCCGATCGATGCCACCCATAAGGCGCTGAGCCGTGCTGGGCTGGGAGTTCACGACCTCGACGTAGTCGAGGTGAACGAGGCGTTTGCTTCGGTGCCTTTGATGTGGCAGGCGGAGTTCGGCGTCAAGAATGAGCGACTCAATCCGGCAGGTGGGGCCATCGCGCTCGGGCATCCGCTGGGCGCCTCCGGTTGTCGCTTGATGACCACCATGATCAACCAACTCGAACAGCGTGGAGGCCGGTACGGACTGCAGACGATGTGCGAGGCGGGTGGCATGGCCAACGCCACCATTATCGAGCTGATCAACTGA